One part of the Ziziphus jujuba cultivar Dongzao chromosome 2, ASM3175591v1 genome encodes these proteins:
- the LOC107418401 gene encoding TMV resistance protein N-like isoform X1, translating to MVKLLPNSLLSCSQNRETERFGIGIGDEQAWVTNMASSSSSSSAQEKHDVFLSFRGEDTRFGFTKNLYHALRGKNIQTYMDDQKLESGHEISPQLMEAIKESKICIIVLSKNFASSTWCLNELVHILECKGNENVIPIFYDIDPSIVRKLSDIYGEAFVKHKQNFKDKKEKVEQWRRALENLANLCGYHSKNFGDEHELVNKIAKDILLKLPKYQLTNYGDLIGIEEPLKEIESLLSNGQMDVRIIGIWGMGGIGKTTLASIVFQRWSYSHFDGYCFLEDTPEEADNTNHLRYRLLFALLKDKTLLSMNTPDVGSTLIQNRLLSKKVFIVLDNLNGRSSKLIDLLEGYQLGIGSRIIVTSRDKQLLVTKNCQIYQLKGLYDHDALQLFRFHAFGSNSLATGYEALLESVAHYAKGNPLALKVLGSSLKYKSVEEWKSALDKLKTDPDPEIKKVLRISYDGLGDKSIQGIFLDIACFFNNQVPREEVESISNHATIGISVLIDKSLIISEWYRMLRMHDLLRQMARAIVCDESRDCGNRSRLWNNKDSCHVLERNTGTSAIEGILLDLSQLRKDVKVTRTAFSKMFNLRLLKLHLDKRFPPYNCSRYPSGECNFRVSLSDGVEPFVSDDLKYFQWDTYPLKYLPYFNPENLVQLIMRESQLELLWNEDQRQPLELVKLKKIDLSYSEHLMQIPNLSRAINLEVLNLQSCSSLVQLPSFFQNLGKLQFLHLQVCYNLEDGLENLPINVRELYLDRTAIKSLPESIWKLKYLERLDLSFCRNLRKIPEILCHMKFLVEIMLYGTEIEELPKSIDNLTRLKTLCLACNKIIKFLPNSLCKLLHLQELYLRECSSLEELPPLPRGLRKLDIGKCERLKSLPELPSSLDYLCPVECSSLEELPPLPRGLRKLNIGKCERLKSIAELPSSLFDLCAKECSSLEELPPLPHDLGTLNIVKCERLKSLPELPSSLNYLRANECLSIEELPPLPHCMVKLNIRKCERLKSIAELPSSLYCLFAEECSSLEELPPLPHDLGTLNIGKCERLKSLPELPSSLYDLCAEGCSSLEELPPLPHHLRQLNIGKCKRLKSLPELPSSLYDLCAEECSSLEELPPLPHSLHILNIGKWERLKSLPELPSSLKVLKANDCTSLEAISSWGYATAQKKFYEDPFFSFENCIKLDDNTLNNVIANHVHHQVSSAEDDTLYVYPGDEIPEWFSYQTGGQDSISIHLPPNWFKLGLRFAICFVYVVLNGYYDQLIEVEYEFNFKANTSNGGDELLYKHGGELTRFLGRIIDSDHVSIVTQPHNRRGFFWPISDGELLEVFGPNWSSICRNITEASFRVFHEDQNGVIMNIKKFGIHPLNNGFEEPNVDGDSTSKRGFGECSSDQPNGYQHNHDSHPHNISK from the exons ATGGTGAAACTTCTTCCAAACTCCCTTTTATCTTGCTCTCAAAACAGAGAAACAGAGCGTTTTGGTATCGGAATCGGAGACGAGCAAGCTTG GGTTACAAacatggcttcttcttcttcttcttcttctgctcaAGAAAAGCATGATGTGTTTCTAAGTTTCAGAGGTGAGGACACCCGTTTTGGTTTTACTAAGAATCTCTATCATGCTTTGCGTGGAAAGAATATCCAAACCTACATGGATGATCAAAAGCTTGAAAGTGGCCACGAAATCTCACCACAACTTATGGAAGCGATTAAGGAATCTAAGATTTGCATCATAGTTTTGTCCAAAAATTTTGCATCATCGACATGGTGTTTAAATGAATTGGTGCACATACTTGAATGCAAAGGAAATGAGAATGTTATACCGATTTTTTATGACATAGATCCATCCATTGTACGGAAATTATCGGATATTTATGGAGAAGCATTTGTGAAACATAAACAAAACTTTAAGGACAAAAAGGAGAAGGTGGAGCAGTGGAGGCGTGCTCTAGAAAATTTGGCTAATCTGTGTGGTTATCATTCAAAGAATTTCGG GGATGAGCATGAGTTGGTTAACAAAATTGCTAAagatattttattgaaattgccCAAGTACCAACTAACAAATTATGGAGACCTCATTGGAATTGAAGAGCCCCTCAAGGAAATTGAATCATTATTAAGCAATGGCCAAATGGATGTTCGCATCATAGGTATTTGGGGCATGGGAGGTATCGGTAAGACCACCCTTGCTAGCATTGTGTTTCAAAGATGGTCATATTCTCATTTTGATGGTTATTGCTTTCTTGAGGATACTCCAGAAGAAGCAGATAATACAAATCACTTGAGATATAGACTTCTTTTTGCGTTATTAAAGGATAAAACTCTTTTAAGCATGAACACTCCGGATGTAGGATCAACATTAATTCAAAATAGACTCCTCTCTAAAAAGGTTTTTATCGTTTTAGATAATTTGAATGGGAGAAGTtccaaattaattgatttgttgGAAGGATATCAACTTGGTATTGGAAGTAGAATCATTGTCACAAGTAGAGATAAGCAACTGCTTGTGACAAAGAATTGTCAAATTTACCAGTTGAAGGGTTTATATGACCATGATGCTCTTCAGCTCTTCCGTTTCCATGCTTTTGGATCAAATTCACTTGCAACAGGTTATGAGGCTTTATTAGAAAGTGTTGCACATTATGCAAAGGGCAATCCATTAGCTCTTAAAGTCTTAGGTTCTTCCCTTAAGTACAAAAGCGTAGAAGAATGGAAAAGTGCATTGGATAAGCTGAAAACAGATCCAGATCCTGAAATTAAAAAAGTGTTAAGAATAAGTTATGATGGATTAGGCGATAAAAGCATCCAAGGTATTTTTCTTGACATTGCATGCTTCTTTAACAATCAAGTACCTAGGGAAGAAGTAGAAAGCATATCAAACCATGCAACAATAGGAATAAGTGTTCTCATTGATAAATCCTTAATAATATCTGAATGGTATAGAATGTTGCGAATGCATGATTTACTACGGCAAATGGCTCGGGCAATTGTTTGTGATGAAAGCAGAGATTGTGGCAATCGTAGTAGGCTATGGAATAATAAGGATTCCTGCCATGTATTGGAAAGAAATACA GGAACCTCTGCAATTGAAGGCATATTATTGGATCTGTCTCAACTCAGAAAAGATGTAAAAGTGACCCGTACGGCATTTTCAAAGATGTTCAATCTACGACTTCTTAAATTGCATTTGGATAAAAGATTTCCCCCTTATAATTGCTCCAGATACCCCAGTGGAGAATGCAATTTCAGAGTCAGTCTTTCTGATGGGGTTGAGCCTTTTGTTTCGGATGACCTAAAATATTTTCAGTGGGATACATACCCTTTGAAATATTTGCCATATTTTAATCCCGAGAATCTTGTTCAACTTATTATGCGTGAGAGCCAACTTGAACTTCTTTGGAATGAAGACCAG CGACAGCCACTTGAGCTGGTGAAGTTAAAGAAGATCGATCTTAGTTATTCTGAGCACCTTATGCAAATACCAAATTTGTCTCGGGCTATAAATCTTGAAGTTTTGAATCTTCAAAGTTGCAGCAGTTTGGTTCAACTTCCTTCATTTTTTCAGAATCTTGGCAAGCTTCAGTTTCTACATTTGCAGGTTTGCTACAATCTTGAAGATGGCTTAGAAAATCTTCCAATCAATGTAAGAGAATTATACCTGGATAGGACAGCAATTAAAAGTTTGCCGGAGAGCATTTGGAAGTTGAAATATCTAGAACGGTTGGATCTTTCTTTTTGCCGAAACTTGAGAAAGATTCCAGAAATCTTGTGCCATATGAAATTCTTGGTGGAAATTATGTTATATGGAACAGAGATTGAAGAGTTGCCGAAGTCAATTGACAATCTAACCCGTCTTAAAACTCTATGTCTTGCGTGCAATAAGATCATTAAGTTTCTTCCAAACAGCCTATGTAAATTATTGCATCTTCAAGAGTTGTACCTTAGGGAATGTTCATCACTTGAAGAATTGCCTCCCCTTCCACGTGGTTTGAGGAAATTGGATATAGGAAAATGTGAGAGACTGAAATCATTACCAGAGCTTCCATCATCTTTAGATTATTTGTGTCCAGTGGAATGTTCATCACTTGAAGAATTGCCTCCCCTTCCACGTGGTTTGAGAAAATTGAATATAGGAAAATGTGAGAGACTGAAATCAATAGCAGAGCTTCCGTCATCGTTATTTGATTTGTGTGCAAAGGAATGTTCATCACTTGAAGAATTGCCTCCCCTTCCACATGATTTGGGTACATTGAATATAGTAAAATGTGAGAGACTGAAATCATTACCTGAGCTTCCGTCATCTTTAAATTATTTGAGGGCGAATGAATGTTTATCAATTGAAGAATTGCCTCCCCTTCCACATTGTATGGTGAAATTGAATATAAGAAAATGTGAGAGACTGAAATCAATAGCAGAGCTTCCGTCATCGTTATATTGTTTGTTTGCAGAGGAATGTTCATCACTTGAAGAATTGCCTCCCCTTCCACATGATTTGGGTACATTGAATATAGGAAAATGTGAGAGACTGAAATCATTACCAGAGCTTCCGTCATCTTTATATGATTTGTGTGCAGAGGGATGTTCATCACTTGAAGAATTGCCTCCCCTTCCACATCATTTGCGGCAACTGAATATAGGAAAATGTAAGAGACTGAAATCATTACCAGAGCTTCCGTCATCTTTATATGATTTGTGTGCAGAGGAATGTTCATCACTTGAAGAATTGCCTCCCCTTCCACACAGTTTGCATATATTGAATATAGGAAAATGGGAGAGACTGAAATCATTACCAGAGCTTCCATCATCTTTAAAAGTTTTGAAAGCAAACGACTGCACATCGTTGGAGGCAATATCAAGCTGGGGGTATGCAACCgcacaaaaaaaattttacgaAGATCCGTTTTTTTCGTTTGAGAACTGTATAAAACTGGATGACAACACACTCAACAACGTAATTGCTAATCATGTGCACCATCAAGTTTCATCTGCTGAAGAT GATACTCTGTATGTGTATCCAGGAGACGAAATCCCAGAGTGGTTCAGCTATCAAACTGGCGGTCAAGATTCAATCAGTATCCATCTTCCTCCAAATTGGTTTAAACTGGGATTGAGATTTGCCATTTGCTTTGTTTATGTTGTGCTGAACGGTTATTATGATCAACTTATCGAAGTTGAATACGAATTCAATTTCAAAGCCAACACTAGTAACGGCGGTGATGAACTTCTTTACAAGCATGGTGGTGAGCTTACAAGATTTTTGGGAAGAATTATTGATTCAGATCATGTGTCAATTGTTACGCAACCTCACAACCGCAGAGGATTCTTTTGGCCTATTTCTGATGGTGAATTGTTAGAAGTGTTTGGGCCAAACTGGTCCTCTATCTGTCGCAACATTACCGAGGCTTCTTTCCGTGTATTCCACGAGGATCAGAACGGTGTGATTATGAACATAAAAAAGTTTGGGATTCACCCCCTTAACAATGGGTTTGAGGAGCCAAATGTAGACGGGGACAGTACTTCTAAAAGAGGGTTTGGTGAATGTTCTTCTGATCAACCCAATGGATACCAACACAACCATGACTCGCATCCTCACAATATTTCCAAGTGA
- the LOC107418401 gene encoding TMV resistance protein N-like isoform X2 — protein sequence MVKLLPNSLLSCSQNRETERFGIGIGDEQAWVTNMASSSSSSSAQEKHDVFLSFRGEDTRFGFTKNLYHALRGKNIQTYMDDQKLESGHEISPQLMEAIKESKICIIVLSKNFASSTWCLNELVHILECKGNENVIPIFYDIDPSIVRKLSDIYGEAFVKHKQNFKDKKEKVEQWRRALENLANLCGYHSKNFGDEHELVNKIAKDILLKLPKYQLTNYGDLIGIEEPLKEIESLLSNGQMDVRIIGIWGMGGIGKTTLASIVFQRWSYSHFDGYCFLEDTPEEADNTNHLRYRLLFALLKDKTLLSMNTPDVGSTLIQNRLLSKKVFIVLDNLNGRSSKLIDLLEGYQLGIGSRIIVTSRDKQLLVTKNCQIYQLKGLYDHDALQLFRFHAFGSNSLATGYEALLESVAHYAKGNPLALKVLGSSLKYKSVEEWKSALDKLKTDPDPEIKKVLRISYDGLGDKSIQGIFLDIACFFNNQVPREEVESISNHATIGISVLIDKSLIISEWYRMLRMHDLLRQMARAIVCDESRDCGNRSRLWNNKDSCHVLERNTGTSAIEGILLDLSQLRKDVKVTRTAFSKMFNLRLLKLHLDKRFPPYNCSRYPSGECNFRVSLSDGVEPFVSDDLKYFQWDTYPLKYLPYFNPENLVQLIMRESQLELLWNEDQPLELVKLKKIDLSYSEHLMQIPNLSRAINLEVLNLQSCSSLVQLPSFFQNLGKLQFLHLQVCYNLEDGLENLPINVRELYLDRTAIKSLPESIWKLKYLERLDLSFCRNLRKIPEILCHMKFLVEIMLYGTEIEELPKSIDNLTRLKTLCLACNKIIKFLPNSLCKLLHLQELYLRECSSLEELPPLPRGLRKLDIGKCERLKSLPELPSSLDYLCPVECSSLEELPPLPRGLRKLNIGKCERLKSIAELPSSLFDLCAKECSSLEELPPLPHDLGTLNIVKCERLKSLPELPSSLNYLRANECLSIEELPPLPHCMVKLNIRKCERLKSIAELPSSLYCLFAEECSSLEELPPLPHDLGTLNIGKCERLKSLPELPSSLYDLCAEGCSSLEELPPLPHHLRQLNIGKCKRLKSLPELPSSLYDLCAEECSSLEELPPLPHSLHILNIGKWERLKSLPELPSSLKVLKANDCTSLEAISSWGYATAQKKFYEDPFFSFENCIKLDDNTLNNVIANHVHHQVSSAEDDTLYVYPGDEIPEWFSYQTGGQDSISIHLPPNWFKLGLRFAICFVYVVLNGYYDQLIEVEYEFNFKANTSNGGDELLYKHGGELTRFLGRIIDSDHVSIVTQPHNRRGFFWPISDGELLEVFGPNWSSICRNITEASFRVFHEDQNGVIMNIKKFGIHPLNNGFEEPNVDGDSTSKRGFGECSSDQPNGYQHNHDSHPHNISK from the exons ATGGTGAAACTTCTTCCAAACTCCCTTTTATCTTGCTCTCAAAACAGAGAAACAGAGCGTTTTGGTATCGGAATCGGAGACGAGCAAGCTTG GGTTACAAacatggcttcttcttcttcttcttcttctgctcaAGAAAAGCATGATGTGTTTCTAAGTTTCAGAGGTGAGGACACCCGTTTTGGTTTTACTAAGAATCTCTATCATGCTTTGCGTGGAAAGAATATCCAAACCTACATGGATGATCAAAAGCTTGAAAGTGGCCACGAAATCTCACCACAACTTATGGAAGCGATTAAGGAATCTAAGATTTGCATCATAGTTTTGTCCAAAAATTTTGCATCATCGACATGGTGTTTAAATGAATTGGTGCACATACTTGAATGCAAAGGAAATGAGAATGTTATACCGATTTTTTATGACATAGATCCATCCATTGTACGGAAATTATCGGATATTTATGGAGAAGCATTTGTGAAACATAAACAAAACTTTAAGGACAAAAAGGAGAAGGTGGAGCAGTGGAGGCGTGCTCTAGAAAATTTGGCTAATCTGTGTGGTTATCATTCAAAGAATTTCGG GGATGAGCATGAGTTGGTTAACAAAATTGCTAAagatattttattgaaattgccCAAGTACCAACTAACAAATTATGGAGACCTCATTGGAATTGAAGAGCCCCTCAAGGAAATTGAATCATTATTAAGCAATGGCCAAATGGATGTTCGCATCATAGGTATTTGGGGCATGGGAGGTATCGGTAAGACCACCCTTGCTAGCATTGTGTTTCAAAGATGGTCATATTCTCATTTTGATGGTTATTGCTTTCTTGAGGATACTCCAGAAGAAGCAGATAATACAAATCACTTGAGATATAGACTTCTTTTTGCGTTATTAAAGGATAAAACTCTTTTAAGCATGAACACTCCGGATGTAGGATCAACATTAATTCAAAATAGACTCCTCTCTAAAAAGGTTTTTATCGTTTTAGATAATTTGAATGGGAGAAGTtccaaattaattgatttgttgGAAGGATATCAACTTGGTATTGGAAGTAGAATCATTGTCACAAGTAGAGATAAGCAACTGCTTGTGACAAAGAATTGTCAAATTTACCAGTTGAAGGGTTTATATGACCATGATGCTCTTCAGCTCTTCCGTTTCCATGCTTTTGGATCAAATTCACTTGCAACAGGTTATGAGGCTTTATTAGAAAGTGTTGCACATTATGCAAAGGGCAATCCATTAGCTCTTAAAGTCTTAGGTTCTTCCCTTAAGTACAAAAGCGTAGAAGAATGGAAAAGTGCATTGGATAAGCTGAAAACAGATCCAGATCCTGAAATTAAAAAAGTGTTAAGAATAAGTTATGATGGATTAGGCGATAAAAGCATCCAAGGTATTTTTCTTGACATTGCATGCTTCTTTAACAATCAAGTACCTAGGGAAGAAGTAGAAAGCATATCAAACCATGCAACAATAGGAATAAGTGTTCTCATTGATAAATCCTTAATAATATCTGAATGGTATAGAATGTTGCGAATGCATGATTTACTACGGCAAATGGCTCGGGCAATTGTTTGTGATGAAAGCAGAGATTGTGGCAATCGTAGTAGGCTATGGAATAATAAGGATTCCTGCCATGTATTGGAAAGAAATACA GGAACCTCTGCAATTGAAGGCATATTATTGGATCTGTCTCAACTCAGAAAAGATGTAAAAGTGACCCGTACGGCATTTTCAAAGATGTTCAATCTACGACTTCTTAAATTGCATTTGGATAAAAGATTTCCCCCTTATAATTGCTCCAGATACCCCAGTGGAGAATGCAATTTCAGAGTCAGTCTTTCTGATGGGGTTGAGCCTTTTGTTTCGGATGACCTAAAATATTTTCAGTGGGATACATACCCTTTGAAATATTTGCCATATTTTAATCCCGAGAATCTTGTTCAACTTATTATGCGTGAGAGCCAACTTGAACTTCTTTGGAATGAAGACCAG CCACTTGAGCTGGTGAAGTTAAAGAAGATCGATCTTAGTTATTCTGAGCACCTTATGCAAATACCAAATTTGTCTCGGGCTATAAATCTTGAAGTTTTGAATCTTCAAAGTTGCAGCAGTTTGGTTCAACTTCCTTCATTTTTTCAGAATCTTGGCAAGCTTCAGTTTCTACATTTGCAGGTTTGCTACAATCTTGAAGATGGCTTAGAAAATCTTCCAATCAATGTAAGAGAATTATACCTGGATAGGACAGCAATTAAAAGTTTGCCGGAGAGCATTTGGAAGTTGAAATATCTAGAACGGTTGGATCTTTCTTTTTGCCGAAACTTGAGAAAGATTCCAGAAATCTTGTGCCATATGAAATTCTTGGTGGAAATTATGTTATATGGAACAGAGATTGAAGAGTTGCCGAAGTCAATTGACAATCTAACCCGTCTTAAAACTCTATGTCTTGCGTGCAATAAGATCATTAAGTTTCTTCCAAACAGCCTATGTAAATTATTGCATCTTCAAGAGTTGTACCTTAGGGAATGTTCATCACTTGAAGAATTGCCTCCCCTTCCACGTGGTTTGAGGAAATTGGATATAGGAAAATGTGAGAGACTGAAATCATTACCAGAGCTTCCATCATCTTTAGATTATTTGTGTCCAGTGGAATGTTCATCACTTGAAGAATTGCCTCCCCTTCCACGTGGTTTGAGAAAATTGAATATAGGAAAATGTGAGAGACTGAAATCAATAGCAGAGCTTCCGTCATCGTTATTTGATTTGTGTGCAAAGGAATGTTCATCACTTGAAGAATTGCCTCCCCTTCCACATGATTTGGGTACATTGAATATAGTAAAATGTGAGAGACTGAAATCATTACCTGAGCTTCCGTCATCTTTAAATTATTTGAGGGCGAATGAATGTTTATCAATTGAAGAATTGCCTCCCCTTCCACATTGTATGGTGAAATTGAATATAAGAAAATGTGAGAGACTGAAATCAATAGCAGAGCTTCCGTCATCGTTATATTGTTTGTTTGCAGAGGAATGTTCATCACTTGAAGAATTGCCTCCCCTTCCACATGATTTGGGTACATTGAATATAGGAAAATGTGAGAGACTGAAATCATTACCAGAGCTTCCGTCATCTTTATATGATTTGTGTGCAGAGGGATGTTCATCACTTGAAGAATTGCCTCCCCTTCCACATCATTTGCGGCAACTGAATATAGGAAAATGTAAGAGACTGAAATCATTACCAGAGCTTCCGTCATCTTTATATGATTTGTGTGCAGAGGAATGTTCATCACTTGAAGAATTGCCTCCCCTTCCACACAGTTTGCATATATTGAATATAGGAAAATGGGAGAGACTGAAATCATTACCAGAGCTTCCATCATCTTTAAAAGTTTTGAAAGCAAACGACTGCACATCGTTGGAGGCAATATCAAGCTGGGGGTATGCAACCgcacaaaaaaaattttacgaAGATCCGTTTTTTTCGTTTGAGAACTGTATAAAACTGGATGACAACACACTCAACAACGTAATTGCTAATCATGTGCACCATCAAGTTTCATCTGCTGAAGAT GATACTCTGTATGTGTATCCAGGAGACGAAATCCCAGAGTGGTTCAGCTATCAAACTGGCGGTCAAGATTCAATCAGTATCCATCTTCCTCCAAATTGGTTTAAACTGGGATTGAGATTTGCCATTTGCTTTGTTTATGTTGTGCTGAACGGTTATTATGATCAACTTATCGAAGTTGAATACGAATTCAATTTCAAAGCCAACACTAGTAACGGCGGTGATGAACTTCTTTACAAGCATGGTGGTGAGCTTACAAGATTTTTGGGAAGAATTATTGATTCAGATCATGTGTCAATTGTTACGCAACCTCACAACCGCAGAGGATTCTTTTGGCCTATTTCTGATGGTGAATTGTTAGAAGTGTTTGGGCCAAACTGGTCCTCTATCTGTCGCAACATTACCGAGGCTTCTTTCCGTGTATTCCACGAGGATCAGAACGGTGTGATTATGAACATAAAAAAGTTTGGGATTCACCCCCTTAACAATGGGTTTGAGGAGCCAAATGTAGACGGGGACAGTACTTCTAAAAGAGGGTTTGGTGAATGTTCTTCTGATCAACCCAATGGATACCAACACAACCATGACTCGCATCCTCACAATATTTCCAAGTGA